A genomic window from Brevibacillus agri includes:
- a CDS encoding LysE/ArgO family amino acid transporter: MLEAILHGFVLAFGLILPLGAQNVFVFNQGAAQPTLWRAAPVVLTAAACDALLILLAVLGVSLVVLTVAWLKTVLYVIGVCFLLYMGYLTWSSRPSLDNGEKASFSAKKQMMFAASVSLLNPHAILDTIGVIGTSSLSYAGAEKWGFTIACILVSCLWFFGLSVAGRIMGKLDRSGSLLRSLNIVSALIMWGVAAYMASQLYFA; the protein is encoded by the coding sequence GTGCTGGAAGCCATTTTGCACGGGTTTGTGCTCGCCTTCGGGCTGATTTTGCCGCTGGGTGCGCAAAACGTGTTTGTATTCAACCAAGGGGCCGCACAGCCTACGCTGTGGAGAGCTGCTCCCGTCGTCCTGACGGCAGCCGCCTGTGATGCGCTCCTGATTTTGCTCGCCGTCCTCGGCGTTTCGCTGGTCGTCTTGACTGTTGCCTGGCTGAAAACCGTCTTGTACGTCATCGGGGTTTGTTTTTTGCTGTACATGGGCTACCTGACCTGGAGCAGCCGACCAAGCCTGGATAACGGGGAAAAAGCAAGCTTTTCCGCCAAAAAGCAGATGATGTTCGCCGCTTCCGTCTCTTTGCTCAATCCGCACGCGATCCTCGACACAATCGGGGTCATCGGGACCAGCTCGCTCAGCTATGCGGGAGCAGAAAAATGGGGCTTCACCATCGCCTGCATCCTCGTCTCCTGCCTCTGGTTTTTCGGCTTGTCCGTGGCAGGCAGAATCATGGGCAAGCTGGATCGGTCAGGGTCCTTGCTGCGCAGCCTCAACATCGTCTCTGCGCTCATCATGTGGGGAGTCGCCGCCTACATGGCAAGCCAGCTATATTTTGCCTAG